A genome region from Arachis duranensis cultivar V14167 chromosome 6, aradu.V14167.gnm2.J7QH, whole genome shotgun sequence includes the following:
- the LOC127748461 gene encoding uncharacterized protein LOC127748461, translating to MENSATSGEVNKDGILQACQTTAECSQVNFQSVSELLSAADKSSGLTAVDVGKALRGLAAPKPCARTGLAADSTERYGDMISSFAANSISEYHIPGQKAPLDLTLKTGQNVRGSQGFKVLHSLMYPQSILPPSLTSVLSSSTVDAVCTSQFVVMFIGGDSSGSPKCFCNAYISR from the exons ATGGAGAATTCTGCTACTTCAGGTGAAGTTAACAAGGATGGTATATTGCAAGCTTGTCAAACAACTGCCGAGTGTAGCCAAGTCAATTTTCAAAGTGTTTCTGAACTTTTGTCAGCTGCTGATAAATCTTCTGGATTGACTGCAGTTGATGTG GGCAAAGCATTAAGAGGTCTGGCTGCACCAAAGCCATGTGCCCGAACTGGTTTAGCCGCTGACTCAACTGAAAGATATGGGGATATGATATCAAGCTTTGCCGCTAATTCCATATCCGAATACCATATTCCCGGCCAGAAGGCTCCTCTGGATCTTACTTTAAAGACCG GTCAAAATGTGAGAGGCTCCCAGGGCTTCAAGGTTTTGCACTCATTAATGTATCCTCAATCCATCCTGCCACCATCTCTTACATCAGTGCTAAGCTCATCAACAGTAGATGCAG TTTGCACTTCTCAGTTTGTCGTCATGTTTATTGGTGGTGATAGCTCTGGGAGTCCCAAATGCTTCTGCAATGCTTATATTTCTCGGTAG